The segment CTTCGGAAGTCATCGTTCCGGTCCAGCTGATGGTCTGTTTAGAATCATCAACAGTAACTTCGCTTGGAAGCGCCGTGGTTTTTAGAGCGGCGAAGGCATCCTCGTCCAGACGCACCGTCGCAGTCGGTTCCGGACCAAAGAGGGTCCAACTAAGCATCGATCCCGCCCCCGTCGCCCAACCGGGCCAGGCCCACGGGATGATGTTCATCAAGAGCATGATCCACGCCCAATGCTTCGACAGCCGGCAAAATCCAGTGATCGCGGTTTCACCCGTCACCAGCGTGTACCGCTCGATTTCCATGTTCACAAAATACTGTGTGATAACACCCAGCAGACATGCCCAGAAAAAAACGAATCCCGATTTGAAGGTGATATAGGGCCATAGGACGAATTCACCCGAGCCCAGGCTGAGACCGGCCAGCAGAATACTGGGACCGATCATCTTTCGCCACGGGATCGAATCCGGCATCTGTTTGTATAACAGCGGAGGGAGATTTTTGTGAGGAATCATCTCGTCGGGAACAGGTTGGTCCTCGGTGGGCGTGTCAGCAGAGCTGGACATCACGAGACTTTCATGATTGTCTAAAAGAGGCGCGAGCGGCAAATTAGTGATAATGAAGATCGAATCGATCTGAGAGAATGCTAATTCTCTTTTTTAGGATCGAGTTCCTGCAAGAGGCGGACGGCAGTTTCGACCATCTTCTCCCCTTCACCGGAGATAACACGCGAGTTTACCGTTTCGTAACTTCCCTCAGCGAATGCTTTTTGTGTGGGGATATACCCGGGGGCCGCGTTAGCAAGTTCAACGACCAGCGTGGTTTCGAAGGGAGACTCCTGTTTGATCGCCATGCCTAATTCAACAAATACTTCACCAGGCAAGGTGACAATGGCCACTTCAGGAGCAAGACGGAAAACCTGAACTTCCAATGGGATCGTTTTGTCGGGGTACAACTGGAGTGCGAGGATCTTGTAAGTCTCCACGCGAGACAGAAAAGGAACTTTGCTGTCGGCGACATGGGCAATGTCGATCTCAGCTTGTTTGATCTCATCCTGAGTGTATTTCTGTTTGGGTGAATGAAGGATTTCACTCCGAATTGCAAGCGAAGGGGAACTCGTAGGTTTCAACTCGGGGATCGCTTTTAACATTGATTCGGATAACATCGTGCCGATTTCTTCAGTCGTTAATCGATGTTTATTCGTGACATCGACGTGATTAATATCACCACAGGTCCCGATGCCAAAGACGGAGACGAAATCGTCACCGTACTTTTCAGACAGAGTCTTTTGTAGATAGAACGGATAGTCGGCCGAGTATTTGATTCCGCCAACAGTATCGAGATGCAGTGCGAAGGAAGTCAGCGAAGCGGAAGGGGTGGCGTTCTCTGTGGTGGGCTTAAACAGGATCATGCCGATTTCTGGGTCGACTGGTCCGGCTACTCTCAAGACATTGGGGTTCTGCACACCTGGATTGAAACGGACAGTGCCATTCTTCATATGAAAACGGCGATTGAAATTGACGCGAGTTTCATGTCCATAGCCCGCTTCCATTTCCGATGGTTGGCGATTCTCTACCGCCTGCCAGGAGGATTTGGTTAACTGCTGGACAACGAATGCCGGGTAGTCGACTTTCTCGACAGGGTCTTCTCCATGTTCCTCAACTGCTAATTGATGAAACCGATTACGTAAGGCTCCAAAGTATTGAGGCCCTGTGTGAGAATGGGTCGCTGTAATTGCGATATGTTCCACAGGAATTCCCGTTTGTTTCGATATGCTTTTCCGAGCCTTTTGTGCCAGATTGAGATCGATCCCGACCAGATCGCAAACAATAAAGAGAGCTTCGGTTTCACCCTGAGCAAAATACAAAGTCTTGGCCTGAAGTGGGTCCTTAATCCCTTTATTGAGCCGCTCGTAGAAATAACCGCTCATGCGGTATCCCTCGGGAGGAGTGATATCGATCGTGGCTGCACCGACGTAAAGTGGTTCTGGGTCAGCGGCCGCGCAGAATGGTGAGATTTGGTGAATCAACAGGAGCGTGAAGCAGAATGTAAGAAGCGATCGTATCATGATAGGTTTCTACGTTGTTTCAGGTTCAGGGTTTGTCTTCAGGTCCAGGATGTGGAAGAAACGATGTTCGTCTGAAAAGCAGAAAAACGAGCCAGCTGGGTAATGAACTGATTCTGACAAGTTCATACTATGATATTCAATTCGTAAATTCGATGATAATCGATGCTATAGACGAATGTCGTTCCAACCTTTAGTCTGATTTTTCTAAACACATGCCACCCAAACTGTTGAATAAGACCGCCGTTGTCACGGGCGGGAGCCGCGGAATTGGTCGGGCGGTTGTGGAGCTACTTCTACAAGAGGGAGCCCGCGTCATCGCCGTTTCCCGGTCCATTGATCAACCTGATGGGCTGGAAGAACTTGCCTCGCCTCGTTTGATTACCCATCTAACGGACGTGACCAACCCGTCGGATCTGGCGAGATTGGTGGAATTCACTCAGCGCCGCATTCGCAATGTTGACATTCTCTGTCCACTGGCGGGACGTCTATTCCATGCTGATTTATTAGAGACGTCTCGGGAGTTAATCGAAGAAAACATCCGGATCAACAGTATTTCGGCTTGGGAGACCTTTCAAAAGTTCCGACCCATACTTTCTAAACAAGCGGCTGTTTGTTTCATTACGTTTGCTCCCCTGTTCGAACAAATGGCCGGCCTCGAACAGTTTGCGGGGAGTAAGGCGCTGCTTCGATCTTACGTGCGGTCATTGAGTGATTCCGGTTTGCCTGATCAACGCGTGAATGCAGTCGCGTGCACACCGACACAGACGACAGCTTGGAATGCACCGGATCTGTTACCTCTTGTGAAAGAGAAAAAGTGGAACTGGCTTACTCCTGAAGAAGTTGCCGATACAATTCTCTTTCTGGTCTCCGAAGAGTCGAGAGCGTTACGAGGAACGGAACTGGTTCTGTCGGCACCGGCGAAAAAGAGCGGAAATCGGGTAAGTCGCTGATTCGTCTCACCGCCGAACTGCAATTCTGCTGATTCGCCGTTCCCCGTCATGCTCCTCTTTCGGTATGATGAATCAACACGAATTTTGCCGATCTCCATTCGAAAGACGATTCACCGATGACCTTGCTCCGTATTCAGGGAGGAACAATTTACGACCCCGCTCACGGGATTGATGGCGAGGTGAGTGATCTGTGGGTCGAGGATGGTCGGATTATTGCTACTCCAACATCTCCTGATGTTAAACCGGATCGGACATTAGATGCACATGGATTGGTGGTCATGCCGGCCGGAGTCGATATGCATTGCCATATTGCCGGACCGAAAGTGAATACGGCTCGAAAGATGATTCCCGAGGAAAAACGACGTTCGGAACCGATCCATAAAACCGATTTGACTCGCTCGGGGACGATTGGTTCCGTTCCGAGTACATTCTCAACTGGCTACCTGTACGCCGGATTGGGATACACCACCGCATTTGATGCCGCCATTCCTCCACTCACAGCCCGTCACGCGCATGAAGAGTTCGCCGATACTCCCCTGCTCGACAAGGGGTTCTATGTAATGATGGGTAACAATCATTTTCTGATGGAGCGTATCAAAGCGAACGAGCAGAAATTGGTGAAGGATTACATCGCCTGGTTACTGAACGCGACGCGTGGATATGCCTGCAAACTGGTGAACCCGGGTGGCGTGGAAACGTGGAAACAGAACGGAGAGAAAACGTCGGGCCTCGATCAGACCATCGGGCATTTTGATATCACTCCCCGGGCGATCATCCGCGACATAGCCCGCGCCGCCGACGAGCTACAGCTTCCCCATGCAGTACACATTCATTGCAATAATCTGGGTTTACCGGGTAACTACGAAACGACATTGGAAACGATGAAGGCGCTGGAAGGTTCTCGGGGGCATTTAACGCACATTCAGTTTCATAGCTACGGCGGTGATCCTGATGACCAATCCACCTTCTGTAGCCGAGTGCCAGAGTTGGTTGATTATGTGAACAATCATGAGAATATCACAGTCGATGTCGGTCAGGTGATGTTCGGTGAGACAACCTCCATGACGGGAGATGGACCGCTCGGTCATTTTCTGCATAAAGTAACGGGCAACAAATGGTTCAGCGGCGACATCGAAATGGAAGCAGGCTGCGGAATCGTGCCGATTGTCTATAAAAACAAAAGTCTGATTCATTCGCTGCAGTGGGCCGTCGGTCTGGAGTGGTATCTGATGATGGAGGACCCGTGGCGAATCGCCATGAGCACGGACCACCCTAATGGAGGCTCTTTTCTCGCCTACCCCGAAATTATCGCCCTGCTCATGGACTCTCGCTTGCGTGAAGAGATGTTGCAACAGGTTCCCGCAGGACTGCACTCTATCTGCACTCTTCCTGAGTTGACTCGTGAATACACTCTCAGCGAGATCACGATTATCACCCGTGCCGCGCCGGCACGAATGCTCGGTTTAACGCAGAAAGGGCATTTAGGCCCAGGGGCAGATGCGGACATCACCCTCTATCAGCCTCAGGATGATAAACGGAAAATGTTCGAACTTCCCCGCTACGTACTTAGCGCAGGAGAGGTGATCGTCGACGATGGCGAAATTCGCAAGGTGACCCAGGGAAATCTACAGTCGGTTACCCCCGACTACGACCTCGACTGCCGTCCTTACTTCAAAGACTGGTTCGAAAAGCACTACACGATCGCATTCGATAACTTCGAAATCTCTGATGAAGAACCGTTGTAAACGCCGGTTTCTCCCTAATAGTGCCGCAGCATTTCCTGGCGATAACGGAGCATTACTTCGGAGCGAAGTAGGACACCGACGAGCTGTCGTTGGCCGTTGATGATTCGTTCAACGGGAAGGCTGTCCACATCTCGAGTGCCGAAGTCGCGGATCGCTTCGAGCAGGTTTTCGTCGGGAGAAACAGAGATTGGGCTGGCGAGTGCAATGTCATCCGCGTTCAGGAGATGGGGCGGGATGTCCGTATCAAGCATGCGGTGTAGATCTTCAGGGCGAATAATGCCGATCAGTTGCTTCTCTACGTTCATCACGGGGATCGACTCGATGTGGCTATTCTTTTGAGCGACCTGAATAATTTGCGTCAGATTGTCTGTGTTGAGTACTGTCGGGAAATTGCGGATCATGACATCGCGCACCATCACATGCTCGAGATGGTGCATGTCGAGACCACGAGCGACGGTTTCACCACGACGGCTCAGTTTTTTATCGTAGATACTCTCGGGATCGACGAAGCGGGCCACCAGACTTGCGAGTCCAGCGGAAACCATAATTGGAAGAATAATGCGGTAGTCACTCGTCATTTCATAAACAATGATAATGGCACTCATTATCCCGTGGGTCGTCCCTGCAACCACGGCTCCCATACCGACGATAGCATAGACCCCAGGGTGCGCGCTGAACTGTTCGGGCAGATACAGGTTCAGTAAAAGACCGAAGCAGGCGCCTGTCGTGGCACCAATATATAAGGAAGGAGCAAAGATTCCCCCGGAGCCACCTCCACCCAAGGTAATGCTGGTCAGGAGTGGTTTGAGCAGTGCCAACGGAAGGAGCCACCAGAAGGTGCTGATCATTTGCGGCTCGCTGAGTTGCACGACCTTTTCCTGTCCGGCTTCCAGTTCGTGGTCACGGATCGAGCTGGTCTTTTCGCTGAACTCTAGATGAAGTGCATGATCGACGACCTCATATCCGACACCGAATAACGGTGGTTCTCGGTGCTCTCCTGCTTCCTGGCGATAGTTACTGTAGTTGGATGGGGCGGGAGGAACAGGGGGATAAAGAATGCCAGCTAGTCCGACAATAAAGCCCGCGAGAACGGCACGTTGCCACCAGCGCGAAACATTTTTTAGTGCCAGATCTTCAGTGTAATAAACGAGCTTAGTAAAGGAGACGGCGATTAATCCACAGACAACCCCCAGAATCAGATAGGAAGGAAGCTGAGCCCAAGCCCCTTCAAACTGATGATACAGTTGTGTGAAGGCAGGATTGAAACCGTGTTCTCCAATTTCGGACTGCACTACGGCG is part of the Polystyrenella longa genome and harbors:
- a CDS encoding neutral/alkaline non-lysosomal ceramidase N-terminal domain-containing protein yields the protein MIRSLLTFCFTLLLIHQISPFCAAADPEPLYVGAATIDITPPEGYRMSGYFYERLNKGIKDPLQAKTLYFAQGETEALFIVCDLVGIDLNLAQKARKSISKQTGIPVEHIAITATHSHTGPQYFGALRNRFHQLAVEEHGEDPVEKVDYPAFVVQQLTKSSWQAVENRQPSEMEAGYGHETRVNFNRRFHMKNGTVRFNPGVQNPNVLRVAGPVDPEIGMILFKPTTENATPSASLTSFALHLDTVGGIKYSADYPFYLQKTLSEKYGDDFVSVFGIGTCGDINHVDVTNKHRLTTEEIGTMLSESMLKAIPELKPTSSPSLAIRSEILHSPKQKYTQDEIKQAEIDIAHVADSKVPFLSRVETYKILALQLYPDKTIPLEVQVFRLAPEVAIVTLPGEVFVELGMAIKQESPFETTLVVELANAAPGYIPTQKAFAEGSYETVNSRVISGEGEKMVETAVRLLQELDPKKEN
- a CDS encoding SDR family NAD(P)-dependent oxidoreductase, whose amino-acid sequence is MPPKLLNKTAVVTGGSRGIGRAVVELLLQEGARVIAVSRSIDQPDGLEELASPRLITHLTDVTNPSDLARLVEFTQRRIRNVDILCPLAGRLFHADLLETSRELIEENIRINSISAWETFQKFRPILSKQAAVCFITFAPLFEQMAGLEQFAGSKALLRSYVRSLSDSGLPDQRVNAVACTPTQTTAWNAPDLLPLVKEKKWNWLTPEEVADTILFLVSEESRALRGTELVLSAPAKKSGNRVSR
- a CDS encoding formylmethanofuran dehydrogenase subunit A, producing the protein MTLLRIQGGTIYDPAHGIDGEVSDLWVEDGRIIATPTSPDVKPDRTLDAHGLVVMPAGVDMHCHIAGPKVNTARKMIPEEKRRSEPIHKTDLTRSGTIGSVPSTFSTGYLYAGLGYTTAFDAAIPPLTARHAHEEFADTPLLDKGFYVMMGNNHFLMERIKANEQKLVKDYIAWLLNATRGYACKLVNPGGVETWKQNGEKTSGLDQTIGHFDITPRAIIRDIARAADELQLPHAVHIHCNNLGLPGNYETTLETMKALEGSRGHLTHIQFHSYGGDPDDQSTFCSRVPELVDYVNNHENITVDVGQVMFGETTSMTGDGPLGHFLHKVTGNKWFSGDIEMEAGCGIVPIVYKNKSLIHSLQWAVGLEWYLMMEDPWRIAMSTDHPNGGSFLAYPEIIALLMDSRLREEMLQQVPAGLHSICTLPELTREYTLSEITIITRAAPARMLGLTQKGHLGPGADADITLYQPQDDKRKMFELPRYVLSAGEVIVDDGEIRKVTQGNLQSVTPDYDLDCRPYFKDWFEKHYTIAFDNFEISDEEPL
- a CDS encoding chloride channel protein, translated to MSSLRQWFTHEVTLTIFLAILIGIAGGLGSVVFTHLIHAVSYVSVDAILAWSDDKPPAFYLLLFTPILGLLIVSWLTLRFAPEAQGHGVPEVIAAVARRDGLIRPRVAFVKILASGICIGTGGSVGREGPIVQIGAALGSISGQFLKLSARNMKVLVASGSAAGISATFNAPLAGVMFASEIVLGNFAVESLTPIVIASVLAAVVQSEIGEHGFNPAFTQLYHQFEGAWAQLPSYLILGVVCGLIAVSFTKLVYYTEDLALKNVSRWWQRAVLAGFIVGLAGILYPPVPPAPSNYSNYRQEAGEHREPPLFGVGYEVVDHALHLEFSEKTSSIRDHELEAGQEKVVQLSEPQMISTFWWLLPLALLKPLLTSITLGGGGSGGIFAPSLYIGATTGACFGLLLNLYLPEQFSAHPGVYAIVGMGAVVAGTTHGIMSAIIIVYEMTSDYRIILPIMVSAGLASLVARFVDPESIYDKKLSRRGETVARGLDMHHLEHVMVRDVMIRNFPTVLNTDNLTQIIQVAQKNSHIESIPVMNVEKQLIGIIRPEDLHRMLDTDIPPHLLNADDIALASPISVSPDENLLEAIRDFGTRDVDSLPVERIINGQRQLVGVLLRSEVMLRYRQEMLRHY